The following proteins come from a genomic window of Neofelis nebulosa isolate mNeoNeb1 chromosome 5, mNeoNeb1.pri, whole genome shotgun sequence:
- the TFF2 gene encoding trefoil factor 2, protein MDMGPRGVRLLAVLLVLGLWAPAGAHKPSPCRCSRIAPHKRENCGFPGITSDQCFSSGCCFDSSVVGVPWCFHPLPKQASEECVMEVLARRNCGYPGISPKECASRKCCFSDNIFEVPWCFFPMSVDDCHY, encoded by the exons ATGGACATGGGACCTCGAGGCGTCCGGCTCCTGGCGGTTCTCCTGGTCCTGGGGCTGTGGGCCCCGGCAGGGGCCCACAAACCTT CCCCCTGCCGGTGCTCACGGATAGCCCCCCACAAGAGGGAGAACTGTGGATTCCCGGGCATCACCAGCGACCAGTGCTTCTCCTCTGGCTGCTGCTTCGACTCCAGCGTCGTGGGGGTCCCCTGGTGTTTCCACCCCCTCCCGAAGCAAG CGTCGGAGGAATGCGTCATGGAAGTCTTGGCCCGTAGGAACTGCGGGTACCCGGGCATCAGCCCCAAGGAGTGCGCGTCCCGCAAGTGCTGCTTTTCCGACAACATCTTCGAAGTGCCCTGGTGCTTCTTCCCGATGTCCGTGGACG ACTGTCATTATTAA
- the TFF1 gene encoding trefoil factor 1, which produces MEPRVLCVLLLVSTLALSSLAQGQLETCVVDPHKRTNCGSPGITPSQCKDKGCCFDDTVRGVPWCFFPVAVDNPPEEECSF; this is translated from the exons ATGGAGCCCAGGGTTCTCTGCGTCCTGCTGTTGGTGTCCACACTGGCCCTCAGTTCCTTGGCCCAAGGCCAGCTGG AGACGTGCGTCGTGGATCCTCACAAGAGGACGAACTGTGGCTCCCCGGGAATCACGCCCTCCCAGTGCAAAGATAAGGGCTGCTGCTTCGACGACACTGTGCGTGGAGTCCCGTGGTGCTTCTTCCCCGTGGCCGTGGACAACCCTCCCGAAG AGGAGTGCTCCTTCTAG